One genomic window of Mesoplodon densirostris isolate mMesDen1 chromosome 14, mMesDen1 primary haplotype, whole genome shotgun sequence includes the following:
- the TDRD15 gene encoding LOW QUALITY PROTEIN: tudor domain-containing protein 15 (The sequence of the model RefSeq protein was modified relative to this genomic sequence to represent the inferred CDS: inserted 11 bases in 9 codons; deleted 4 bases in 3 codons; substituted 4 bases at 4 genomic stop codons), whose product MDSTSLLPTFLDXDLTISHIECFPKDVLVKLQGRNNSECEFDYHILQREIQHIPKVKNNVDIDEFCLVEERISGEWQRGRVVEKKNDLYTVLLIDCGEELRVDSMQVASACGSLFDLPPRVMFGIFANILPTGEKWSPKALNYFKSLVGLQVKGCVQAILPLQMILLEVPRIISQVLELQLGRLIDGDSFCLIVEMVKXFPKQVPDSLQHKRPELSLSKNTHLLDIQHVLDNLQPSLSVGSIESVKVSSAVSPSKFYCQLIKWIPELENLTVCLTLHYDIISQEGSPTCDNFGVLCVAKRRNGQWHRGILQQLLPNNQVKIWFMDYGSSKAIPSIHIKKLKQDFILVPLFSFPCSLTYVHSPXDARKFQLSVFKQALLGQIVYAHLDWFSKEEHLYYVTLQTQESTITSKCLLKTVATQVLCPVSDXKISNMLRETSASDVNGFAVESFIANTEWPIDSLNKKDTLKVDFPTKTVEMEIEAVYIAFVAXVLNPSNFWVFTNEHQNELQDIMKNINKFYDLCENDELILRNPGPGLFCGARYSKDRRFYRAVITEINXYKLNVYFLDYGNTDSIPFFDVKILLPEFCELPALAMCCSLAYIFPVEDLWVKAAVDYFXKIVLNKAILLQVIAKKKNEKYTVNIQNIEASENIDVXSLMLQAGYAEYWEVEPECCPKSVSEYSVLNLKSKNKVNIKKVISALLEGPKPKKYHSDKLKGSNFSLLKSPAVNFLDLKNPFTLSVRPESPWPYKEYVFKPGTVLEVKCSYYYGPGDFSCQLQCKLEDLKLLMEQLQDYYSVHSDLYQIGQIACVAKYSKDGKWCRAAILTQVSKKEFDVVLDYGYQERVLIKDLSAIKPCFLFIEGQAFRCSLNHLVEPVSCKVFNWTREACRDLGNFISSLRGLLTCVIYALVLIYPNCLCNLVDLQSPFASAREFLNNHGSAQYSTVSKPFPSSVSLYSYSSFNIKIGSEEEVYVSHIYSPKKFYCQLSRNNKDLEMIETKITEISNLSQCRKSDFSKMRLCIPKYVEDSLPYRALVMPTGSLSDFLVYFVDFGNKQLVEESMLRDVSDEFPELLLTPMQAIKCFLSDLRDVDIPAEINSWFEDNFLGKPLKAIILSKEPDGQLGVDLYDGYQHINQKIKMLIHAYGEKHCDQAQCVGKRPRTNKKLAVSLKGKIENNYHHSTISKTSLITHSESKIDQLMNPKSIYGRLLKQSVCYKVELVSKNKVKKSLNDGLKNKGVKIAPGYARILDESAVDQKSVRVVSQSFIRELNQAASQNTYNHARPQIKDLPQPRIYLNAKVKEYVSSISNPASFHIQLAETENVIVSLADALNARANIVKERKSVKPVVGDLVVAEYSGDNATYRENFKKILPGNSFEVEFIDYGNIVVVNTSKIYEIKKEFLTIPQLGVHSXSGVKWNEPDEIWYSKTVDYFASRVSNKTVSCEFLKKHEQKWEINIICDEKCVINELLKWTARSKLQKTVLQMPKVVSQKVSPIGKEMKEGLSNEYEGSMILQPSYQQLVNIPFEELKPGQLEKAEILYVAKCGIFYVKLSENKKILSDLTVLITKXKKPSFLSMENTEKGLECLVKSKTLKWYRSKVEKKCVDEKVLVFLVDHGRYEIVPLCNTKVLTNEIRNIPRQAVPCKWIWFENFRNMPFESIVCSVAHLEINILFLKYLDSAWEVEIVIDGLLLLEYLNLNTVHVEEKFRSSEVIFNIESKTPVSXCTIRSFTWAELXNGGQYSGIATAVSDPSDFCVQLEDFFDTMKSLFMLLSDLPEDLVPQEHVIPGSSCLFKYELEDQWNRVEISXVSDQSLFLVLIDYGFSVYILYSDIKSLKVVPEELLNLSRLSYPCILYGILPAKGKHWNEEAKTFFQDFLSKPGLVFQFREYSFETKQKVDIIHEKNTPADMLVDSGLAIYSKDSDHLNAVTATGSTKIQYKSKSKPVCQLLDQSSYKRESMNCMCTEKQKLKRQKTIKRKDVCKNLLKKSHISKRLHSRNLTLRKKVGSGKRNP is encoded by the exons ATGGATTCTACATCTCTGTTACCAACATTTTTAG GTGATCTGACAATATCACATATAGAATGTTTTCCCAAGGACGTTCTGGTGAaattgcaaggcagaaataataGTGAATGTGAGTTTGACTACCACATATTGCAGAGGGAAATACAGCATAttccaaaagtaaaaaataatgtgGACATTGATGAATTTTGTTTGGTAGAAGAAAGAATATCAGGAGAATGGCAGAGAGGAAGAgttgtggaaaagaaaaatgatctgtATACTGTGCTCCTCATAGATTGCGGAGAAGAACTGAGAGTTGACAGTATGCAGGTTGCTTCAGCCTGTGGCAGCTTATTTGATCTACCACCACGGGTAATGTTTGGCATTTTTGCCAACATATTACCAACTGGGGAAAAATGGTCTCCTAAGGCTTTGAATTACTTCAAGTCATTGGTAGGACTACAAGTGAAAGGTTGTGTACAAGCTATTTTGCCTCTTCAGATGATTCTTCTTGAAGTGCCAAGAATTATATCCCAGGTTCTTGAATTACAATTAGGGAGACTTATTGATGGAGATTCATTTTGTCTTATTGTGGAAATGGTAAAATAATTCCCCAAACAAGTGCCAGATTCATTACAACATAAAAGACCTGAATTATCATTAAGTAAGAATACT CACTTACTTGATATTCAGCATGTTCTGGATAATTTGCAACCATCTTTGTCAGTAGGCAGTATTGAAAGTGTAAAAGTATCATCTGCCGTGAGCCCAAGTAAATTTTATTGCCAACTAATTAAATGGATTCCAGAGTTAGAAAACTTGACAGTGTGTTTGACTTTGCATTATGATATTATCAGTCAAGAAGGTAGTCCCACATGTGATAATTTTGGAGTACTTTGTGTTGCcaaaaggagaaatggacagtGGCATAGAGGAATTCTTCAGCAGCTTTTGCCCAATAATCAAGTAAAAATTTGGTTTATGGATTATGGCAGTAGTAAGGCTATACCCTCAATTCACATAAAGAAACTTAAACAGGATTTTATTTTAGTaccattattttcatttccatgttCTCTGACATATGTACACAGTC GAGATGCAAGAAAATTTCAACTAAGTGTATTTAAACAAGCCTTGTTAGGACAAATAGTATATGCACACCTTGATTGGTTCAGTAAGGAAGAGCATTTGTATTATGTAACATTACAAACTCAAGAGTCTACAATTACTTCTAAGTGTCTGCTAAAGACTGTAGCCACACAAGTACTTTGTCCAGTGTCTGattgaaaaatctcaaatatgtTGAGGGAGACTAGTGCCTCAGATGTAAACGGCTTTGCAGTTGAGAGTTTTATTGCAAATACTGAATGGCCGATAGATTCTCTAAATAAAAAAGACACTTTGAAGGTAGATTTTCCTACTAAAACTGTAGAAATGGAGATAGAAGCTGTCTACATAGCTTTTGTAGC TGTATTAAACCCATCAAATTTCTGGGTATTTACTAATGAACATCAGAATGAATTGCAagatataatgaaaaatataaacaaattttatGATTTGTGTGAAAATGATGAACTGATTCTAAGAAATCCAGGACCTGGATTATTTTGTGGTGCTAGATACAGCAAGGACAGACGTTTTTATAGAGCTGTCATTACTGAAATTA GTTATAAACTTAATGTTTATTTCTTGGATTACGGAAATACTGATTCCATACCA TTTTTTGATGTAAAAATTTTGCTTCCAGAGTTTTGTGAGTTGCCTGCTTTAGCCATGTGCTGTTCACTTGCATATATATTTCCCGTTGAAGATTTATGGGTGAAGGCAGcagttgattatttttaaaaaattgtcttgaACAAAGCAATTTTGCTTCAagttatagca aaaaaaaaaaatgagaagtatACTGTAAATATTCAGAATATTGAAGCCTCAGAAAATATTGATGT GTCTCTCATGTTACAAGCTGGATATGCAGAATATTGGGAAGTAGAACCAGAATGTTGTCCAAAATCTGTAAGTGAATATTCAGTGttaaatttaaaatctaaaaacaaagtaaatattaAGAAAGTCATATCTGCCCTTCTTGAAGGACCTAAACCTAAAAAGTACCATTCAGATAAGCTAAAAGGAAGTAACTTTTCTTTGTTAAAGTCCCCAGCTGTTAACTTCCTAGATTTAAAAAACCCTTTCACCTTGTCTGTGAGACCTGAGTCACCATGGCCTTATAAAGAATATGTGTTTAAACCAGGAACAGTCCTTGAAGTTAAGTGTTCTTATTATTATGGCCCAGGTGACTTCTCATGCCAGCTGCAATGTAAGTTAGAAGACTTAAAATTACTGATGGAACAACTTCAGGATTATTATAGTGTTCATTCAGATCTTTATCAGATTGGGCAGATTGCTTGTGTTGCTAAGTATTCTAAAGATGGGAAGTGGTGTAGAGCTGCTATTTTGACTCAAGTATCAAAAAAAGAATTTGATGTGGTACTTGATTATGGTTACCAGGAAAGAGTTTTAATTAAAGATCTTTCTGCTATTAAACCATGTTTCCTTTTTATAGAAGGTCAGGCCTTCAGATGTAGTCTTAACCATTTAGTTGAACCCGTTAGTTGTAAAGTATTCAATTGGACGAGAGAAGCATGCAGAGACCTTGggaattttatttcttcacttaGAGGGTTATTGACTTGTGTCATCTATGCCTTAGTTCTTATATATCCAAACTGTTTATGTAATTTGGTGGATTTACAATCTCCATTTGCTAGTGCAAGAGAATTTCTTAATAATCATGGCTCTGCACAGTATAGTACAGTATCAAAGCCATTTCCATCTTCAGTTAGTCTTTACAGTTATTCTTCCTTCAATATAAAAATTGGAAGTGAGGAAGAAGTATATGTATCTCACATATATAGTCCCAAAAAGTTTTATTGCCAACTTAGTAGAAATAATAAAGACCTAGAGATGATAGAAACAAAAATCACAGAGATTAGTAACCTCAGTCAGTGCCGCAAGTCTGATTTTAGTAAAATGAGGTTGTGCATACCTAAGTATGTAGAGGATAGTCTCCCTTATAGAGCTTTAGTGATGCCGACAGGTTCATTATCTGACTTCCTGGTATATTTTGTGGACTTTGGAAATAAGCAATTAGTAGAAGAAAGTATGTTGAGGGATGTTTCAGATGAGTTTCCAGAGTTGCTGTTGACACCTATGCAAGCTATTAAATGTTTTTTGTCAGATCTTAGAGATGTAGATATTCCAGCAGAAATCAATAGCTGGTTTGAAGATAATTTTTTGGGAAAACCATTAAAGGCAATAATATTGTCCAAGGAGCCAGATGGCCAGCTTGGTGTAGACTTATATGATGGATATcaacatataaatcagaaaattaaaatgttgattcATGCTTATGGAGAAAAACATTGTGACCAAGCACAATGTGTGGGAAAGCGTCCTAGAACAAATAAGAAACTTGCTGTTTCCTTGAAAggcaaaatagaaaacaattatCACCATAGTACAATAAGTAAAACTAGTCTAATAACACATTCTGAAAGCAAAATAGATCAGTTAATGAATCCCAAAAGTATATATGGCAGGCTTTTGAAACAATCAGTTTGTTATAAAGTTGAACTTGTGTCAAAGAACAAAGTGAAGAAGTCTTTGAATGATGGACTTAAAAATAAAGGTGTAAAAATTGCTCCTGGGTATGCACGTATTCTTGATGAAAGTGCTGTGGACCAGAAATCAGTAAGGGTTGTATCACAGTCTTTTATCAGAGAATTAAATCAGGCAGCCTCACAAAACACATATAATCATGCTAGACCACAGATTAAAGACCTTCCTCAACCCAGAATTTACTTGAATGCCAAAGTTAAAGAATATGTTTCTAGTATAAGTAATCCAGCAAGTTTCCATATTCAGCTTGCCGAGACTGAAAATGTAATCGTGAGCCTAGCGGATGCTCTAAATGCAAGAGCCAATatagtgaaagagagaaaatcagtCAAACCTGTGGTGGGAGATCTTGTAGTTGCAGAATACTCTGGTGACAATGCCACTTAcagagaaaattttaagaaaattttaccaGGAAATTCTTTTGAAGTGGAATTTATTGACTATGGTAACATTGTAGTAGTAAACACATCAAAAATTTATGAAATTAAGAAGGAATTCTTAACTATTCCTCAGCTAGGAGTTCATT TTAGTGGAGTAAAGTGGAACGAGCCTGATGAAATATGGTACAGCAAAACTGTGGATTATTTTGCTTCAAGAGTAAGTAATAAAACAGTTTCTTGTGAGTTTTTGAAAAAGCATGAACAGAAAtgggaaataaatataatttgtgatgaaaaatgtgtCATTAATGAACTACTGAAATGGACAGCACGTTCaaaactacagaaaacagtattgCAGATGCCTAAGGTTGTCTCTCAAAAGGTGAGCCCTATTggtaaagaaatgaaggaagggctATCAAATGAGTATGAAGGTTCTATGATCCTTCAACCATCCTACCAACAgctggttaatattccttttgaaGAGTTAAAACCTGGACAACTTGAAAAGGCTGAAATACTTTATGTTGCAAAATGTGGGATATTTTACGTGAAgttatctgaaaataaaaagattttatcaGATTTAACAGTATTAATTACTA GTAAAAAACCCTCTTTTTTATCaatggaaaatactgaaaaaggCTTAGAATGCTTGGTAAAGTCTAAAACTTTGAAGTGGTATCGatcaaaagtagaaaaaaagtgTGTTGATGAGAAAGTGCTTGTTTTTTTAGTAGATCATGGTAGGTATGAAATAGTGCCCTTATGTAATACCAAGGTGCTTACTAATGAAATCAGAAATATTCCAAGACAAGCTGTGCCTTGTAAATGGATTTGGTTTGAAAATTTTAGGAACATGCCATTTGAGTCCATTGTGTGCTCAGTTGCTCATTTGGAAATAAACAtcctttttctgaaatatttagaCTCTGCCTGGGAAGTAGAAATTGTGATAGATGGCCTGTTACTTTtggaatatttaaatttaaatacagtTCATGTTGAAGAAAAATTTAGATCTTCAGAAGTTATTTTCAACATTGAATCTAAGACTCCTGTAT CATGTACAATAAGATCATTTACTTGGGCAGAAC CAAATGGTGGGCAATATTCTGGTATTGCCACTGCTGTTTCTGATCCATCAGACTTCTGTGTTCAGTTAGAAGATTTCTTTGACACAATGAAATCTCTCTTTATGTTACTTTCTGATCTACCAGAAGACTTAGTGCCTCAAGAGCACGTAATTCCAGGTTCTAGTTGTTTGTTCAAATATGAATTGGAAGATCAGTGGAATAGGGTAGAAATTTCTTAAGTCTCTGATCAGTCTTTATTTCTTGTATTGATTGACTATGGATTTTCTGTTtacatactttattcagatataAAAAGTCTTAAAGTTGTTCCTGAGGAACTTCTGAATTTGTCGAGGCTAAGTTATCCTTGCATCTTATATGGTATCTTACCTGCTAAAGGGAAACATTGGAATGAAGAAGCCAAAACTTTTTTTCAAGATTTCCTGAGTAAACCAGGCTTAGTTTTTCAGTTTAGGGAATACAGttttgaaacaaaacagaaggtaGATATTATTCATGAGAAAAATACTCCGGCAGATATGTTAGTTGACTCTGGTCTTGCAATTTATTCTAAAGATTCAGATCATCTCAATGCAGTTACTGCTACTGGATCTACTAAAATCCAATATAAATCAAAGAGTAAGCCTGTTTGCCAGTTGTTAGATCAAAGTTCTTACAAAAGGGAAAGTATGAATTGTATGTGCACtgagaagcaaaagctgaaaaggcagaaaactataaagaggaAAGATGTCTGTAAGAACCTCTTAAAGAAAAGCCATATTAGTAAAAGATTACACTCTAGAAATTTAACACTGAGGAAGAAGGTTGGTAGTGGAAAACGTAATCCCTGA